A genomic segment from Malus domestica chromosome 05, GDT2T_hap1 encodes:
- the LOC139196128 gene encoding uncharacterized protein, whose amino-acid sequence MTHANLMNNYFNPNLVYTEEDFRCRFQMRCHVFERLLRDVQQVNPYFRQKRDRAGRPGFSPHQKVIVALRMMAYGSPADSMDETHGMSESTCLDTLEQFCDTIVQFYKDE is encoded by the coding sequence atgacgcatgccaatctgatgaacaactacttcaaccccaacttGGTGTACACAGAAGAAGATTTCAGATGTCGCTTCCAAATGAGGTGTCATGTCTTCGAGCGTTTACTTCGTGATGTCCAGcaggtcaatccatactttAGACAGAAACGGGACAGAGCAGGCCGccctggtttctcacctcatcagaaggttattgttgcactccgaatgatggcctatggctccccagctgattcgatggatgaaacccatggtatgtctgagtctacatgccttgatactcttGAACAATTCTGTGACACAATTGTTCAGTTTTACAAAGACGAGTAG